The following proteins come from a genomic window of Microbacterium lemovicicum:
- a CDS encoding ArsR/SmtB family transcription factor, whose translation MADIFDVIADGTRRDILQLLRERAASGERGTSVSQIVHQLEVSQPTVSKHLKVLREAELVSVREEGQHRYYSLSIGPLDAVDDWLMPFLLDDIDMDAAPVTLPDSAAHAAEVMGRAAASAKHVVASALKKLPGR comes from the coding sequence ATGGCGGACATCTTCGACGTGATCGCAGACGGCACACGTCGCGACATCCTGCAGCTCCTGCGGGAGCGCGCCGCCTCGGGTGAGCGCGGAACGAGCGTCTCCCAGATCGTCCACCAGCTGGAGGTCAGCCAGCCGACCGTCTCGAAGCACCTCAAGGTGCTGCGCGAGGCGGAGCTCGTCTCCGTCCGCGAAGAGGGTCAGCATCGGTATTACAGTCTCTCGATCGGTCCGCTCGACGCGGTCGACGACTGGCTCATGCCCTTCCTTCTGGACGACATCGACATGGATGCCGCACCGGTCACCCTGCCGGATTCCGCCGCACACGCAGCTGAGGTGATGGGCCGCGCTGCGGCCTCGGCGAAGCACGTCGTCGCCAGCGCCCTCAAGAAGCTCCCGGGCCGCTGA
- the aspS gene encoding aspartate--tRNA(Asn) ligase encodes MSERVLVSQLKSLPDGPVSVSGWVETVRDQKKVQFVILRDETGAVQLVNPATRPAEDGSEQDAAALALTDTISNLSTGTFLTVEGALKADERVKLGGVEIKVSNLTIAAAALPETPIAADSGLDKRMDWRFLDLRQRRNNLIFRVQTTLEHAMRTYWIERDYIELHSPKLMSSPSESNAELFSMEYFEDKTAYLAQSPQHFKQMAQSAGFGKIFEIGDVFRADPSFTSRHATEFTSVDAEISWIDSHEDVARMQEELLQTAIQAVKDKHGDEIQELFGLDVQVPATPFPRIPLAEAREIVKARGYEIPRADGDLDPEGERQISAHVQEQFGHEFVFITDYHPEIRPFYHMRDEQTGLTKSYDLLFKGVEITTGAQREHRVDVLEAQATEKGLDLAGIEHYLDFFRYGTPPHGGFGMGLARVLMLLLGESSIREVTFLFRGPTRLAP; translated from the coding sequence GTGAGTGAACGCGTCCTGGTCTCCCAGCTCAAGTCCCTTCCCGACGGTCCCGTCTCGGTCTCGGGGTGGGTGGAGACGGTCCGCGACCAGAAAAAGGTGCAGTTCGTCATCCTCCGCGATGAGACCGGCGCCGTGCAGCTCGTGAACCCCGCGACGCGTCCGGCGGAGGACGGGAGCGAGCAGGATGCTGCGGCTCTGGCCCTCACCGACACGATCTCGAACCTCAGCACGGGCACCTTCCTCACGGTGGAGGGCGCGCTGAAGGCCGACGAGCGGGTCAAGCTGGGCGGCGTCGAGATCAAGGTCTCGAACCTGACCATCGCCGCCGCCGCCCTTCCGGAGACGCCCATCGCGGCGGACAGCGGGCTGGACAAGCGCATGGACTGGCGCTTCCTCGACCTGCGCCAGCGCCGGAACAACCTCATCTTCCGCGTGCAGACGACCCTCGAGCACGCGATGCGCACGTACTGGATCGAGCGTGACTACATCGAGCTGCACTCCCCCAAGCTGATGTCGAGCCCGTCGGAGTCCAACGCCGAGCTGTTCAGCATGGAGTACTTCGAGGACAAGACGGCCTACCTCGCCCAGAGCCCGCAGCACTTCAAGCAGATGGCGCAGTCGGCCGGCTTCGGCAAGATCTTCGAGATCGGCGACGTGTTCCGCGCCGACCCGTCCTTCACCTCGCGGCACGCCACGGAGTTCACCTCCGTCGACGCCGAGATCAGCTGGATCGACTCGCACGAAGACGTCGCACGCATGCAGGAGGAGCTGCTGCAGACCGCGATCCAGGCCGTCAAGGACAAGCACGGCGACGAGATCCAGGAGCTCTTCGGTCTCGACGTGCAGGTGCCCGCCACGCCGTTCCCGCGCATCCCGCTGGCGGAGGCCCGCGAGATCGTGAAGGCGCGCGGCTACGAGATCCCCCGTGCAGACGGCGACCTCGACCCCGAGGGCGAGCGGCAGATCTCCGCCCACGTGCAGGAGCAGTTCGGGCACGAGTTCGTCTTCATCACCGACTACCACCCCGAGATCCGGCCGTTCTACCACATGCGCGACGAGCAGACCGGGCTCACCAAGAGCTACGACCTGCTCTTCAAGGGCGTGGAGATCACCACGGGCGCGCAGCGCGAGCATCGCGTCGACGTGCTGGAGGCGCAGGCCACCGAGAAGGGCCTCGACCTCGCCGGCATCGAGCACTACCTCGACTTCTTCCGCTACGGCACCCCGCCGCACGGCGGCTTCGGCATGGGCTTGGCCCGCGTGCTGATGCTGCTGCTGGGCGAGAGCAGCATCCGCGAGGTCACGTTCCTCTTCCGGGGTCCCACGCGCCTCGCGCCCTGA
- a CDS encoding YegP family protein: protein MAGKFELYTDKGGHWRFTLKATNGQVIASSEGYSSKAAAQAGIESVKKNAPTADTVEVTR from the coding sequence ATGGCCGGGAAGTTCGAGCTCTACACCGACAAGGGCGGCCACTGGCGCTTCACCCTCAAGGCCACCAACGGCCAGGTGATCGCCAGCAGCGAGGGGTACTCGTCCAAGGCCGCCGCGCAGGCGGGCATCGAGTCGGTGAAGAAGAACGCGCCGACGGCAGACACCGTCGAGGTCACCCGCTGA
- a CDS encoding ABC transporter ATP-binding protein, with product MTTADTPARALPRTSENLLLAEAGEGTRVQFSGIVKDYGATRVLHGVDLDVAPGEFVSLLGPSGCGKTTALRVLAGLERATAGSIRLGGKDVSSVPTNKRDIGMVFQSYSLFPHLRVVDNVAFGLRRRRINRTDAAARAAAALELVGLGHLAERFPHELSGGQQQRVALARALVTEPRVLLLDEPLSALDAKVRVQLRDEIRRIQLRLGITTVFVTHDQEEALAVSDRIAVMSAGRIEQIGTPEDLYLRPATAEVAAFVGVSSVVLGVVAGGALTVWGQPLPLQIAAPDGEVDVFLRPENVRISSADGSGTEAVVQESTFLGSFRRTLVRTLDGALVRVQHAASDRVTFDDRVRIALDPVPVAVRPRT from the coding sequence ATGACCACCGCAGACACCCCCGCGCGCGCCCTTCCGCGCACGTCCGAGAACCTCCTGCTCGCCGAGGCGGGCGAAGGTACGCGTGTGCAGTTCTCCGGCATCGTCAAGGACTACGGCGCCACGCGTGTGCTGCACGGCGTGGACCTCGACGTGGCCCCCGGCGAGTTCGTCTCGCTCCTCGGTCCCTCCGGCTGCGGCAAGACCACCGCGCTGCGCGTGCTCGCGGGACTCGAGCGGGCCACCGCCGGCTCGATCCGGCTCGGCGGGAAGGACGTCTCGTCCGTCCCGACCAACAAGCGCGACATCGGGATGGTCTTCCAGTCCTACTCGCTGTTCCCGCATCTTCGCGTCGTCGACAACGTCGCGTTCGGGCTGCGGCGTCGTCGGATCAACCGGACGGATGCCGCGGCCCGCGCCGCCGCGGCGCTCGAGCTGGTCGGGCTCGGCCATCTGGCCGAACGGTTCCCGCACGAGCTGTCCGGCGGGCAGCAGCAGCGCGTCGCGCTGGCGCGCGCTCTCGTGACAGAGCCGCGGGTGCTGCTGCTGGACGAGCCCCTGTCGGCGCTCGACGCCAAGGTGCGCGTGCAGCTGCGCGACGAGATCCGGCGCATCCAGCTGCGTCTGGGCATCACGACGGTCTTCGTCACGCACGACCAGGAGGAGGCCCTCGCCGTCTCCGATCGCATCGCCGTCATGAGCGCCGGCCGCATCGAGCAGATCGGCACCCCGGAGGACCTGTACCTCCGCCCCGCGACCGCCGAGGTCGCCGCGTTCGTGGGCGTGTCCAGCGTGGTGCTCGGTGTCGTCGCCGGAGGCGCGCTCACGGTGTGGGGTCAGCCTCTGCCCCTCCAGATCGCCGCACCCGACGGGGAGGTGGATGTCTTCCTCCGCCCGGAGAACGTGCGCATCTCGAGCGCCGACGGCTCGGGCACCGAGGCCGTCGTTCAGGAGAGCACATTCCTGGGGAGCTTCCGGCGCACACTCGTGCGCACACTCGACGGCGCGCTCGTCCGCGTGCAGCACGCGGCCTCCGACCGGGTGACCTTCGACGACCGCGTGCGCATCGCCCTCGATCCCGTGCCCGTCGCCGTGCGACCGCGCACCTGA
- a CDS encoding rhodanese-like domain-containing protein: MKSITVQQLNERDGVPLIDVREEDEFAAGHVPGAVNLPMSSIGEHLDELPDEPFDVICQAGGRSARVVEALEARGYDATNVDGGTGEWAQAGLPLER, encoded by the coding sequence ATGAAGTCGATCACCGTCCAGCAGCTGAACGAGCGCGACGGCGTGCCGCTCATCGACGTGCGCGAAGAGGACGAATTCGCCGCGGGGCACGTGCCCGGCGCCGTCAACCTCCCTATGTCGAGCATCGGCGAGCACCTCGACGAACTCCCCGACGAGCCGTTCGACGTCATCTGCCAGGCCGGCGGCCGCTCGGCACGCGTGGTGGAGGCCCTCGAGGCCCGCGGCTACGACGCCACCAACGTCGACGGCGGCACCGGCGAATGGGCGCAGGCGGGGCTTCCGCTCGAGCGCTGA
- a CDS encoding helix-turn-helix domain-containing protein, translating to MAELADVRFLTVAEVAELMRVSKMTVYRLVHAGELPAVRFGRSYRVPESAVTAALHRPVADVG from the coding sequence ATGGCAGAACTGGCCGATGTGCGCTTCCTGACGGTCGCGGAGGTCGCCGAGCTCATGCGCGTGTCCAAGATGACCGTGTACCGCCTCGTGCATGCCGGTGAACTGCCGGCCGTGCGGTTCGGCCGCAGCTACCGCGTGCCCGAATCGGCCGTCACGGCGGCCCTGCACAGGCCCGTCGCCGACGTCGGCTAG
- a CDS encoding ABC transporter permease: MRGFAPSPVTRWLIGLLVGIVFAIPFAATLLYTLESPSGLSLDRWAALFDPANAAAYRPIWTGLGNSLILAAVTVLLVLLLFAPTMVLVALKFPQLRRGFEFLALLPISIPAIVLVVGLAPIYLQIGRTFGTGAWTLAFAYGILVLPFTYRSIQASIDAVDIRTLSEAARTLGAGWFTVLLRVIAPNLRQGLLAASLISVAVVLGEFTIASLLNRQVLQTALVLINRQDAWAAAISTLLALAFAFVLLLIIGRAGRVGARRQSS, from the coding sequence GTGAGGGGCTTCGCGCCGTCGCCGGTCACGCGGTGGCTGATCGGCCTCCTCGTCGGCATCGTCTTCGCGATCCCCTTCGCCGCGACCCTGCTGTACACGCTGGAGTCGCCCTCCGGGCTGTCGCTCGACCGCTGGGCCGCACTGTTCGATCCGGCCAACGCGGCCGCGTACCGCCCGATCTGGACGGGACTCGGCAACTCCCTGATCCTCGCGGCCGTGACGGTGCTGCTCGTCCTGCTGCTGTTCGCGCCCACCATGGTGCTGGTGGCCCTGAAGTTCCCGCAGCTGCGGCGGGGGTTCGAGTTCCTCGCCCTGCTGCCGATCTCGATCCCGGCGATCGTGCTCGTCGTCGGCCTCGCGCCGATCTACCTGCAGATCGGCCGCACCTTCGGCACCGGCGCGTGGACCCTCGCCTTCGCGTACGGCATCCTCGTGCTGCCGTTCACCTACCGCTCGATCCAGGCCTCCATCGACGCCGTCGACATCCGCACGCTGTCCGAGGCCGCCCGCACCCTGGGCGCCGGATGGTTCACCGTGCTGCTGCGCGTCATCGCGCCGAACCTCCGGCAGGGCCTGCTGGCGGCATCCCTCATCTCCGTCGCCGTCGTGCTCGGGGAGTTCACCATCGCGTCGCTGCTGAACCGTCAGGTGCTGCAGACGGCGCTCGTGCTCATCAACCGGCAGGACGCGTGGGCGGCGGCGATCTCCACGCTGCTCGCCCTCGCCTTCGCATTCGTGCTCCTGCTCATCATCGGCCGCGCCGGTCGTGTCGGCGCCAGGAGGCAGTCCTCATGA
- a CDS encoding ABC transporter permease: MTSDVLDGPSLDRVTSPAGPQQPAAAAPRGVARRDWSWVGLVPLALYVAAFLAVPTVLAVASGLFDGDGAFTLDNLAALGDPVILTTFGNSTWLSLLTAVIGAVVGALVCYAMLGLPETGIVRTTVDAASGVLAQFGGVMLAFAMIAAIGTQGIVTKFLSSTFGLELYADGAWIYALPGLIPAYLVFQVPLMIITFMPALAALRPQWAEAHLTLGGTRANFWRFVGLPVLAPSFLASLLLLFANAFSSYATAAALASQGSQIVPLQIRTALTSETVLGRENLAGALAFGMIVVVAVVMTLYALVQRRAARWQS, translated from the coding sequence GTGACCTCCGACGTCCTCGACGGTCCGAGCCTGGACCGCGTGACGAGCCCCGCCGGGCCGCAGCAGCCTGCTGCTGCGGCCCCGCGGGGCGTCGCGCGCCGAGACTGGTCGTGGGTGGGGCTGGTCCCCCTCGCCCTCTACGTCGCGGCCTTCCTCGCCGTTCCGACAGTGCTCGCCGTCGCCAGTGGGCTGTTCGACGGCGACGGGGCCTTCACCCTCGACAACCTCGCCGCACTCGGCGACCCCGTCATCCTCACGACGTTCGGGAACTCGACGTGGCTGTCCCTGCTCACCGCCGTCATCGGGGCCGTGGTCGGAGCGCTCGTCTGCTACGCCATGCTCGGCCTGCCCGAGACGGGGATCGTCCGCACCACGGTGGACGCGGCATCCGGTGTCCTCGCGCAGTTCGGCGGCGTGATGCTGGCGTTCGCGATGATCGCCGCCATCGGCACCCAGGGCATCGTGACGAAGTTCCTCTCGTCGACCTTCGGTCTCGAGCTCTACGCCGACGGCGCCTGGATCTACGCGCTCCCCGGCCTCATCCCCGCCTACCTCGTCTTCCAGGTGCCGCTGATGATCATCACCTTCATGCCCGCCCTCGCCGCGCTGCGGCCGCAGTGGGCCGAGGCGCACCTGACGCTCGGCGGCACCCGCGCCAACTTCTGGCGATTCGTCGGCCTGCCCGTGCTGGCGCCGTCGTTCCTCGCGAGCCTGCTGCTGCTGTTCGCCAATGCGTTCTCGTCGTACGCGACGGCTGCCGCCCTCGCCAGCCAGGGCTCGCAGATCGTGCCGCTGCAGATCCGCACCGCGCTCACGAGCGAGACCGTCCTCGGACGCGAGAACCTCGCCGGCGCGCTCGCCTTCGGCATGATCGTCGTCGTCGCGGTGGTGATGACGCTGTACGCCCTGGTGCAGCGCCGGGCCGCGCGGTGGCAGTCGTGA
- a CDS encoding TrkH family potassium uptake protein, with translation MAADPRGSRAWRLSSSARRGWDRLQDLTTASPARFAVLVFATLILIFTALLSLPASTASGQSAPFADALFTAVSTICVTGLSTVNMGTYWSPFGQVIIFIGVNVGALGVLTLASILGLVISKRLGLRAKLIAAGDTNPMRAHGGVVNEGQTVRLGEIGVLLRTVALSTLVIEAGIAVLLYPSLLIGGVEPLVALWEAPYFAAMAFTNTGFSPNPEGILAFQYDYFFLTVMMAGVFLGSIGFPVIYTLWRHQWHFRQWTLHAKLTIITTVLLFFAGAIAFLALEYNNPATFGSRDAWDTVYQSFFLSAMTRSGGFSVVDIGQLNGSSLLVGSMLMFVGGGSASTAGGIKVTTLAVLALAVWSEAKGRPSVQAFGRRIPSDVQRVGLSVVAWGATIVALSTITITHITKEPVETVLFDVISGFATVGLSTGLTETLPDPAVYVMALTMFMGRIGTVTLAAAVAAATRSQLYALPVERPIVG, from the coding sequence ATGGCGGCTGACCCGAGGGGCTCGCGGGCCTGGCGTCTGTCGTCGTCCGCCCGCCGCGGGTGGGACAGGCTGCAGGACCTCACCACGGCATCTCCGGCCCGCTTCGCCGTCCTCGTCTTCGCGACGCTGATCCTCATCTTCACCGCCCTGCTGTCGCTGCCGGCCTCGACCGCCAGCGGGCAGTCCGCGCCGTTCGCCGATGCGCTCTTCACCGCCGTCTCCACGATCTGCGTGACCGGACTGTCCACGGTCAACATGGGCACCTACTGGTCGCCGTTCGGCCAGGTGATCATCTTCATCGGCGTCAACGTCGGCGCGCTGGGCGTCCTCACGCTCGCCTCCATCCTCGGGCTCGTCATCTCGAAGCGGCTGGGCCTGCGCGCGAAGCTGATCGCCGCGGGCGACACCAATCCGATGCGCGCGCACGGCGGGGTGGTCAACGAGGGTCAGACGGTGCGCCTGGGAGAGATCGGCGTGCTGCTGCGGACCGTCGCCCTGTCGACGCTCGTCATCGAGGCGGGGATCGCCGTGCTGCTGTACCCGTCCCTGCTGATCGGCGGCGTGGAACCCCTCGTCGCGCTGTGGGAGGCGCCCTACTTCGCCGCGATGGCTTTCACGAACACCGGCTTCTCCCCCAACCCCGAGGGCATCCTGGCCTTCCAGTACGACTACTTCTTCCTCACCGTCATGATGGCCGGTGTCTTCCTCGGCTCGATCGGGTTCCCCGTCATCTACACCCTGTGGCGGCACCAGTGGCACTTCCGCCAGTGGACCCTGCACGCCAAGCTGACCATCATCACGACCGTGCTCCTGTTCTTCGCGGGCGCCATCGCGTTCCTCGCCCTCGAGTACAACAACCCCGCGACCTTCGGCAGCCGCGACGCGTGGGACACCGTCTACCAGTCCTTCTTCCTGTCCGCCATGACGCGATCCGGCGGGTTCTCCGTCGTGGACATCGGGCAGCTGAACGGCTCGTCGCTGCTGGTGGGCTCCATGCTCATGTTCGTCGGCGGCGGCTCGGCCTCCACCGCGGGCGGCATCAAGGTCACGACGCTCGCGGTGCTCGCGTTGGCGGTGTGGTCGGAGGCGAAGGGCCGCCCGTCGGTGCAGGCCTTCGGCCGGCGCATCCCGAGCGACGTCCAGCGGGTCGGCCTGTCGGTCGTCGCATGGGGCGCGACCATCGTCGCCCTCTCGACGATCACGATCACCCACATCACCAAAGAGCCGGTCGAGACGGTGCTCTTCGACGTGATCTCCGGGTTCGCGACGGTGGGACTCTCCACCGGATTGACGGAGACACTGCCCGACCCCGCGGTCTACGTGATGGCCCTCACGATGTTCATGGGGCGCATTGGTACAGTGACCCTTGCCGCGGCCGTGGCCGCGGCAACCCGTTCGCAGCTCTACGCGCTGCCGGTGGAGAGGCCGATCGTTGGGTGA
- a CDS encoding ABC transporter substrate-binding protein produces MIRHARLTRFGGAGVALLAGTALILTGCAGGSADAGQGASGVDAATASDLTSFGTLADLEAAAKAEGQLNVIALPRDWANYGEILDAFTAKYPEITVNEQSPDVSSAEEIQAATTNEGLDTAPDVFDLGLTVALQNTGEFAPYKVQTWDEIPDALKEPTGLFVGDYGGYMSVGYDSAKFPTPTSLDDLLGSEFRGSVALNGDPTQAGAAFAAVGLATVQTDGTLDDYQPGIDFFSELNTSGNLLKLDVTTATVASGETPVVFDWDYLNATHAKDVPSWKTVVFPGTGYAGYYNQAINKNAPNPAAARLWQEFLYSDEAQNMWLKGGARPVRMEAMTDAGTIDEDLAAALPEAPSETVVPTEAQSTAAGTLLGQKWAAAVQ; encoded by the coding sequence ATGATCCGTCACGCCCGTCTCACCCGCTTCGGAGGTGCCGGCGTCGCGCTCCTCGCGGGCACCGCCCTCATCCTCACCGGCTGCGCCGGTGGCTCGGCCGACGCCGGCCAGGGCGCCTCCGGAGTCGACGCCGCGACCGCCTCCGACCTCACCTCCTTCGGCACGCTCGCCGACCTCGAGGCCGCCGCCAAGGCGGAGGGCCAGCTCAACGTCATCGCCCTCCCGCGCGACTGGGCCAACTACGGCGAAATCCTCGACGCGTTCACCGCCAAGTACCCCGAGATCACCGTCAACGAGCAGTCGCCGGACGTCTCGTCGGCCGAGGAGATCCAGGCGGCCACGACCAACGAGGGCCTCGACACCGCTCCCGACGTCTTCGACCTCGGCCTCACCGTCGCCCTTCAGAACACCGGCGAGTTCGCCCCCTACAAGGTGCAAACGTGGGACGAGATCCCCGATGCCCTCAAGGAGCCTACCGGCCTGTTCGTCGGCGACTACGGCGGATACATGTCCGTCGGCTACGACTCGGCGAAGTTCCCCACCCCGACGAGCCTCGACGACCTCCTCGGCTCGGAGTTCCGCGGTTCCGTCGCGCTCAACGGCGACCCGACCCAGGCGGGCGCAGCCTTCGCCGCCGTGGGCCTGGCCACCGTGCAGACCGACGGCACCCTGGACGACTACCAGCCGGGCATCGACTTCTTCAGCGAGCTGAACACGAGCGGCAATCTGCTCAAGCTCGACGTCACCACGGCCACGGTCGCCAGCGGCGAGACCCCGGTCGTCTTCGACTGGGACTACCTCAACGCCACGCACGCGAAGGACGTCCCGTCGTGGAAGACCGTCGTCTTCCCCGGAACGGGCTACGCCGGGTACTACAACCAGGCCATCAACAAGAACGCCCCCAACCCGGCGGCGGCGCGCCTCTGGCAGGAGTTCCTCTACAGCGACGAGGCGCAGAACATGTGGCTCAAGGGCGGAGCGCGGCCCGTGCGCATGGAGGCCATGACCGACGCCGGCACCATCGACGAGGATCTGGCCGCGGCGCTGCCGGAGGCCCCGTCCGAGACGGTCGTCCCGACCGAGGCGCAGTCCACCGCGGCGGGCACCCTGCTCGGACAGAAGTGGGCAGCGGCGGTCCAGTGA
- a CDS encoding nuclear transport factor 2 family protein, with the protein MDRTHVSAAARAWVAAYEKAWASNDEADIRALFTDDGEYRTEPWSAAWEGADAIVAGWLSHADEPGDYSFAYDLAGLDGDRVFVEGRTVYAATDSESERDYRNLWVIDLAPDGRARSFTEWYMRRRD; encoded by the coding sequence ATGGATCGCACACACGTGAGCGCCGCCGCCCGGGCATGGGTCGCGGCCTACGAGAAGGCCTGGGCCTCGAACGACGAGGCCGACATCCGCGCGCTGTTCACCGACGACGGCGAGTACCGCACCGAGCCCTGGTCGGCGGCGTGGGAGGGTGCCGACGCCATCGTCGCCGGCTGGCTGTCGCACGCCGACGAGCCGGGCGACTACTCCTTCGCGTACGACCTCGCGGGCCTCGACGGCGACCGGGTGTTCGTCGAAGGCCGCACGGTCTACGCCGCCACCGACTCCGAGTCGGAACGCGACTACCGCAACCTGTGGGTGATCGACCTCGCGCCCGACGGCCGGGCGCGCTCGTTCACCGAGTGGTACATGCGCCGGCGCGATTGA
- a CDS encoding potassium channel family protein, with protein MGEQIRGDAPVMVIGLGRFGAACAGELDRLDRDVLAIDDNLELVQKWSERVTHAVQADARNIDALKQIGAQDFQVAVVAVGSSIEASVLITANLVDLKVPQIWAKAVSQSHGKILARVGANHVIYPEREAGERVAHLVSGRMLDFIRFDDDFVLAKMYPPKFIRGVGLNESGVRTKYNVTVVGVKSPGKPFRYAEANTVVTNHDLIIVSGTNVDIERFASLDR; from the coding sequence TTGGGTGAGCAGATCCGTGGCGATGCGCCGGTGATGGTGATCGGCCTGGGCCGCTTCGGCGCCGCCTGCGCCGGCGAGCTGGACCGTCTCGACCGCGACGTGCTCGCCATCGACGACAACCTCGAGCTCGTGCAGAAGTGGTCGGAGCGCGTCACCCATGCCGTGCAGGCCGACGCCCGCAACATCGACGCCCTCAAGCAGATCGGGGCGCAGGACTTCCAGGTGGCGGTCGTGGCCGTCGGCTCCTCCATCGAGGCGTCCGTGCTCATCACCGCGAACCTCGTCGACCTGAAGGTGCCGCAGATCTGGGCCAAGGCGGTCTCGCAGTCGCACGGCAAGATCCTCGCCCGCGTCGGCGCCAACCACGTCATCTATCCGGAGCGCGAGGCCGGCGAGCGCGTCGCCCACCTGGTGAGCGGACGGATGCTGGACTTCATCCGCTTCGACGACGACTTCGTGCTCGCCAAGATGTACCCCCCGAAGTTCATCCGCGGCGTCGGCCTCAACGAGTCGGGCGTGCGCACGAAGTACAACGTGACCGTGGTGGGCGTGAAGAGCCCCGGCAAGCCGTTCCGCTACGCCGAGGCCAACACCGTGGTCACCAACCACGACCTCATCATCGTCTCGGGCACGAACGTCGACATCGAACGCTTCGCCTCCCTCGACCGCTGA
- a CDS encoding glutaredoxin family protein: MTILTLIGKPDCHLCDVAHGIVDDVIAGLPERLADGIDVREASILDDPALYEQWWEKIPVILIDGGLHAHWRVSADRLRDALVTASAVPTSAGVAS, encoded by the coding sequence GTGACCATCCTCACCCTGATCGGCAAACCCGACTGTCACCTCTGCGACGTGGCCCACGGCATCGTCGACGATGTGATCGCGGGTCTCCCCGAGCGTCTGGCCGACGGCATCGATGTCCGTGAGGCGTCGATTCTCGACGACCCGGCTCTCTACGAGCAGTGGTGGGAGAAGATCCCGGTCATCCTCATCGACGGCGGCCTGCACGCGCACTGGCGGGTCTCGGCTGACCGCCTCCGCGACGCTCTGGTGACGGCATCCGCTGTTCCGACGTCGGCAGGGGTGGCGTCATGA
- a CDS encoding 30S ribosomal protein bS22, whose product MGSVIKKRRKRMAKKKHRKLLRKTRHQRRNKK is encoded by the coding sequence GTGGGTTCAGTCATCAAGAAGCGCCGCAAGCGCATGGCGAAGAAGAAGCACCGCAAGCTGCTTCGCAAGACTCGCCATCAGCGCCGCAACAAGAAGTAA
- a CDS encoding Dabb family protein, whose amino-acid sequence MSLRHIVLWRLDADDADTRALHAEELRTRLEGLQDVIPEIDSIQVGPNVAFPGANWDVALVSEFADAEALERYIVHPAHQEVVEFVRSVTKDRAAIDVPL is encoded by the coding sequence ATGAGCCTGCGGCACATCGTCCTGTGGCGGCTCGACGCGGACGACGCCGACACGCGGGCGCTGCACGCCGAAGAGCTGCGCACGCGCCTCGAGGGGCTTCAGGACGTCATCCCCGAGATCGACAGCATTCAGGTCGGCCCGAACGTCGCCTTTCCGGGTGCGAACTGGGACGTCGCGCTCGTGTCGGAGTTCGCCGACGCCGAGGCCCTCGAGCGCTACATCGTCCACCCGGCGCACCAGGAGGTCGTCGAGTTCGTTCGTAGCGTCACGAAGGACCGCGCCGCGATCGACGTTCCGCTCTGA